The sequence below is a genomic window from Neodiprion pinetum isolate iyNeoPine1 chromosome 7, iyNeoPine1.2, whole genome shotgun sequence.
AAAGCAGTTCGCAAGCTGTGTAGATGCAGGACAAAGCCACGCCGACTGCCAGAACGAGGAAAACGCCTCCAACGTTAGCCACACCCAAAGGTTTGGCATCTGAGGTTCCTCCGCTCTTTTCCTGTGAAAATTTGGTCAATCTGAACGGTGACGATCgtaacgtaatttttttttttttttaactttttcgTGCCGTTTGAAGTAGGGAATAAGTTTTGAGTGCACCAAGATCTTCTTTGCGACATAATGATTGTAGTAAAGACTGAATATCATTGATATGATATAATTGACGTTCCCATTCTTCAGGTTTTTAACAATCTTACTTCGCACGCGCCGCCCCCTCTTTTCTGCTTCCACCATTTATTCTCCAATTCCTTAAGGACCCCCGTTTCCTGGAGTTTCAATATGCCAGTGCTGAGGGAATTTCTGTACGGTGAATCTGAAACCAATTACTTGATGtagtagaatttttttgcgaAGAGACGGGATGTTGAATGATACAAAAGGTGCAAGATTTTTTCGTTTGAAGTTGTGATGTGGAATTCTTTGGAATTGATGTTGGGGAATCGGAGATGTACGGGACAATTCTTCTGAAGACTTGATGAAGATCTTTCTACACAGCCGATATGATTTGCTGCACACGTATGAACATGAGAGAAATCCTAGATTAAAGAGTTAAGGACGGGTTTGCTATTCCGTTTACCTAAGCGATTGGTTGTGGGTGCGCTATTTCATCCAACATTGGATGGATGTGAGAGAACTGGGTAATTAAAACACAGTAACGTGAGAAATGGTACCGCTTGAGAGATCGTGAGAAATTGTACGAGCAGACTCAGATATGACCAAAAGTTAAGCTTACTTTTCTTCATTGCAATACCGTAGCCTTTTGCGTCAAGTAAGCCGTTGATCTGGGTGATATTGCACTTCCTTTCCGCTTCGTACGTAATCGTTGACGATTCCATGAAGAAGGCGTACTTTTCATGCATAACTTTCTGCACACCCGCATCATTCGTGCCTGGCATTacttctttcttatttttttgcatGTAATCGTTCAATGCGGAGTAGGTCGGATCTGTCGTGGCCTGTTTTTGAAAAAGCGATTTACTATGAGAAACATGTGCCAAGAAATTAGTAGGAAAACAGAGAACCAACTGAGGGGATGTACACTGAGATTTGTTGGGATGGCAAGATGGCAAAATCcaacaataaaaaaagaaaatccaaGTAAGCTCGGACATTTCAAACGTCACTTCAAAAGTCAGCCTTCTAGTTCATCAGTcatgaattttctttatcaatAGTTTCACCTGACATATCTATAATACCTACACTTCTCCATAACAGCAAAAGTTGGTACTCTTTATGAAAAATCGACCGAAAGCGACTCACCTTAAAGAAATCTGTGGTAGAGCCACTCACTTTTGCTCCGTATTTGATACCATGTGAATTATTGAGCAAATCACCGGCGTTCTTGATAAGGGTTTGCTTCGATTCAACGACCAAAAATACCGCCAAATTAGCAGTGTAAGAGGAGACTATAATCAGCGTGAAGAACCACCAGGAACCGGCCATCATACGAGTCGACATGCCTCTGAAAATGGTGAGACATTAAATAACGACCGATCGAATTGctcattttcaattcatccAGAAATGGTCGGGAACCATTCAGCGAACGAAAGAACCCACGACGGAACATCAGTGCGCACTTTACTGGACAtggtaaaaaattctcaacttGCACCCCGACTTACATTGGAGCGATTTCTGATCCTTGCTGCATGATGGCACCGATGGTGAACCAGAAGGCGTTCTTCAGACTGAACTGGTTCTCCAGTTCCTCGGGTTCCTCGATGCAGGGATAGGGATTGTTCCATTCAGCCGGACACAAGCGACCGGCGACGAAGAAAAGCAGGGAGACGACAAGGTACGTGCCCAGCAGGTACATCCAAACTTCGTTCGAGAATGGCatcaagaaagaaaagaggCTGGATCCCATGGGCGTTGGCTTCCTGAAGAGAATGCTGATCCCTGTGAGGACAAGCCTTTGCCGTCAGTGACACATTCACATTTAGGAGAAGAAGGGGCTTCGCAACTAAGCTCCACTTATATACGCTCCCTATATTCTTGATTTACAACACCCATAGATGATCCCTTTATGGTTTCGTCTCGAAGTTCATGCATTCCCAATACAAGGTGAAGACCTTGCAGTTTCAATCGTTACTAACTATATTTTCGGTAATAGTTTGCAAGGACGTTTGTTTCTTGCTGTACCCTGACTAATTCAGACAGACCAACAGATAATGGTTTCCaaattgagaaacaaattggaaaattttgtgaCTGAACAGTGTTCTAGAGTCTAGTTCTACTGATTAAGGAACCTTCGAAACGTGTATTTATTCTCTAGAACCGAAAATAAATTGGATGCAAATGGAGGGAAAACTTCGTTATTACCCAAGTTCATGAAAGGCATCGTGAAGTCTACGGCTTCTTGACGATCGGCCGTGATTGTGAGATCAGTGATAGCCAAGTCCGCTTTCTGTGACAGATAACAATAAGGTATTTCAGTTTCGCAAGCTCTTTATAACGACTGGTCAATATTTTGTCAACAAACTAACGTCTTCCATGATCTTCTTTATCATGCCATTCCATTCTCCAGTTTTAGAATTCTTCGAACCATAAACGTTGTCGGTTTGGACCTCAAAGATGTATTTGAAGCCCAGAATTTTAGAAAGCTCGTGAATTATGTCGATCCCAAAACCCTCGAACCTCTCATTTCCGATTTCCTCCctcgctgattccttcagcaTTCCGTAGGGCGGGGTCTAGGGAAATTTGACAAATCAGTCTTCAAACTCAACGGCTATCCAGATGATGTACCGCCGTATTCAAGGTACCCACTATGGCTATGAGGACAAGGAACGTCTTGTTACGAAGACTGAGCTCGGCCGTCGGATCGAATAGTGGCTGTTTCGGGATGTAACTGATCCCTTGCGTCTTGTTCCACGTCCCGATCTTATGCAGTCCGTCCAGGTCCAGGCGTACCAAGTCCAGTTTGAAGTTGCTTCGGTAGCCGGACGAGTCGAACTTTATCAGCCCAGTCATTCCTGTCGACTCGATCTGAAAGTAAACAACTTGTTCGAGCACTCCGTGTTCCGCATACAGGATTcttgttttcacttttcgatGTATCCTGAACTCTCAGGGCATCTCTGCGCTAATCCGGGATTCTCAATTGAAGCTGGACGAGAGACCAAACCTTATTCTTGCGAGAAATGTGCAGAAACTGCGGTTTCTTACCGATCTCATGATGTTCATCAAACTGGATCCGTGCTCCCAGCTATCGACGTTTTGACACAGGGAAGTTTTCGTGTCAGCCACAATGGCATCGTCAAGCTGTTTCAGGGCTCTTCCAAAAACTTGGACACTGTCGTAAATTAGGGCCGCCTCTGCGGTGAGCTGAGATGGACCTTCCACACCCCATTCCGATGCGTGTTTCTCAAAGGTGTCGATGACCACGGGATCGTCGGGATCTATCAAACGTAATCCCGTCAAATTTGTTCCACCATGTTGGTAGGGCTCGAGGTTGATGGTGGACAAGTCCTGAAAGATAAGGCCAATAATAATTTCCTTTCTACAGATTctagatttattttatattttaccaaCGACGCGATTATGAAGCTGTGCTTGTCCGACATTAAGCCAACTTGTTGAGCCTGCTTCAAAACTTCTGACAGTATGTCTATTGAGCAATCCAATACTATGTTCGGGTCTCCAGACGTTTTGACCTCTCTCAGAACTTGCCTGCAGGAAAGCGGTTACTTTAgtaacgatttaaaaaatatcagattTGGTTTTTCCCATatttcagtgaatttttcTGAATGGTATAGTCAGGAATGTACAGTTTGACATTATGTTAATGGTAATGCACCCTCCAAATAAGCCGTTATTTTCCACCCCTGCTTACAACGTTGGAAGATATGTCAATCGGCCATTTTGAACAACGAACTCGCACCTGTAATTCGGTCCTTCGGATAACTGTCTCACGGTAACTGTGTGCCCCCGGCGATCCCATCTCTTCAGAAGATCGTGCATCCGAATCAGGTTCTCGGTGCTTTCGTAGAGTATCGTAAATGTCTTCCACTCAAAATCCTCAGCAAGCTGCAGGTATATCTGTGGAGACGTCTTCGAATGAAATGGTTTGTATCGTCACTTTTGCGAATGTATGCCTCTTCAATTTCActtcttataaaatttttctataaattcaTGAACAACAATTCTACTGAAATATAGCTTCTGCAGCGATGTAAAAGATTCGTTAGACGTAGAAACATTAACTCTTGACACAAGGATTCAAACAGTCTCAACAGTGAAACAGGATGATAAATCACACGGGCTCAACGCCGACTTCATAATGTATGGGTCTGGAGATCTCAAATACGAAGATGCTCCCGTAGTAACGTAACTACTTTTTTATCaccgtttatttttattttgtgtaaCTTTCATGCGTCGAATACGGACACGACTTACACACGGTAATGGAACGTTTCGTGCTCGTAGTCAAACGTCCGCATCCCATGAACTACAACAGTTCAAGCTTCGCGATACGTTTGAAACTGGATTACGATCAGCAGTTGAATGCGTACGCTTTTGCTATCAAACCATCGCTACTCATCGCCTTAAACGTATAATCTGTTGAGAATTCGTTTTGAATCCTTATactcctcctctctctctctctcttcactGCCTTTTCTCCGTTAAGATTTCTCGTTCCGAAATGAAACCgcaaaatttcgtcaaaattaaaGTAGCACAAATGAAATCTtcaacattaaaaaaaatttgtaattaaataaaagcTTTTCCGCTCGAAAGAAAAATCGGATAAAACGGGATCAAACTCCGTGGAATCCGTTTACTCGCGCTTTCGAAAGCTCGGACAGCTTACCTTGGACAAAGTATACGAATACGGATACATGTTGAGCAGTCCGTTTCCCCGTATCTGTCGAGAATCCCACCTCGCTTCAATGTGAGGAATCTCCATCGTGTCGCACATGCTCTGCACGTGTCTGGCGGTAACTTTATTACTTGGACCGAAAATCGCTGCAACCCCCGTATTGGCCAAGGCACAGACTGAAAATTGCGTCAAATTATATATAGATCATACGggacaacgaaaaaaaaaagaatgtagAACAAAGTTTTCAGCTGCCAATTCGACTAGACAATAACGACACGCGGTAATTTGTCAGAAGCTTCAACTTTTCGTATTCTCTGACATAAATCAGTTGAGATTCAATGAAATTACCAATATTAGTCTTCCAGTTTTTCGCAACCGTAATTGAATACAACTTTGCAATAGATTGTACAGCGATTTGAAAAAGCTCTTTGTTTTATGATTGGGGAAATACTTGCTCGCCATCGATTGACTCGTTAATAACGAGCGTAAGCAGTTCCAAGTTTTCACTTCACTTTTTCttaatcaaaaatatattataaaattttgtctATCTTTCATCTTTATTCTAATCAATCTATGAATCCAGTATTTTTCTCTTGAAATTCAACTTTCAATGCCATATTCGAGCCTGCTGTGAACTGttcaacttgaaaataaatacaacgAAGTATAAGTATCGAAAAGTCTTGTCACCTTGATGTTAAAAGAATTAAAACAATAGCTGAAAAAATGGAAGCAAATCatactgaaaaataaacaaaaaatctgGCCCAACCGGTTTTTGGACTCGTAACCTCTCGCAatgaagatgagaaaaatcgagatgttaatttgttttttttttttccattcatagGAAAATCTCTCACCGGATTGTGACACGTCATAGGGATCATTATTAACGGTGATTATCTGCGCCTCGACAAACTGGTTTGGCAGCTCGGGATTTCCGTGCCTTTCATCGTTCAACACTCGGCTGGACAACCTAAACGCAGTTGCCGTCAAATCATCCTCCTCGAATAATCCGCCTGGAGAAGAATCGTTGGAAATATTTGTCATCCGTATAATCTGGCTTTGAATATTCCAGCAAGCGAAAGAATTTCGtgtgtttaaataaaaaattcatctcgCACAACTGACCTCGGAAAATTATGTAATCGGGCAATTGAACTTTTTTACACACACAAAACCAATGATCTCTTATCACTGACTGTTTCGTTTGCCAAGgctggatttaaaaaaaaaaaaaaaaaaaaaacaacaaagaaaaagaaaaagaaattggacGCTGTGCTAACGGAGACGAACGATCATCAGCTTACCTACTATAACCGTTTTTCCGAATCCGAAAATTCCCGATGGCAAGAATACCATCAATATCAACTCGATGAGCATATTAAGATCATTGGGATGAtctgaaaataaatgtttcgtACGGTAACTACAAAACAATTATatcgagagaaaaattttcgatttgtAAAACTGTTGTTACGgttgatttcaaaatcaatgATTAACAATTACCGATGTTAGTTgctttacaaattttattttcatgcactgtttcattattattacaaaaaaatcacGCGGACAATctaacaaattttttgttgaattttattaacaACTGCCTTTGTACACGTGggttagaaaataaaatcgtagATGAAGTATGAGGTTCATTTTCATCGTATACTTAGGCACATGCAATCTTTCAGTGATGCACAAGTTTACAAGTTTTGGCGGAAATCTTCAATATTTGTTAGAAAATCCCTGAGTATATTTCTGTggctatattttatttttgaaaaaagaactgTCCAAGAAAACATGAATAAAGTAATATGAATACGCTGTTAATGAACTACGTGTAAATATACgttcaaaagttgaaaaaaaaaaacataaatgaAAATCGAAGGAACAAACTTTTGTTCGATAATAttcttggaaaaattcaaaatcgtgaaatttttgagaCTGAAAATTACGATACGTAAAATTGACTTTCGTTGGGATGAAAAGTGGGCAGCTTGATCATTGCATCAATATTTACGCCGATGCAGATTGACGCCTTGATTATTTGTTCGCACGGATTTCACGTTTACTTTGCTAATTGAAACTCGAGTCAGAATATAAATCACTCGtcgttgtttttcaaaatacccGGATCAGTATCGTTTTATTCCTCAAAGTTTCACAAGctctctattttttctttcccatgTAACGAATTATGTTCTATGATGTATAAATAACCGTAACGCGATGTCTTCGTCAATTTgctgaaaattcaatttcttatcgtctaaaatgaagtaaaaacaGCACGGAGACAAGAAGAACAAAAGATTTTAATCAAAACtgcagaaagagagagacgcATCAGGgttattcgtaaaaaaaaaaaaaaaaaaaacactcatGTCCATTACATTTCTCACTATAAATGTAGAAGATTTGACTTTGTACACAGGGGTTTTCACTGATTATACACTAAATTCGGCATTTTACtaagtatattttacaaaaagaCCTGaagtctttcttttttcctgcacttttgagtaaaatatactctttcattctcttcgTAAGtgcgataagaaaaaaagctgCAAGCGCACCCGTCAGGAGTACGGAAATTCGTTaattcatcgattttttttttaccgttttacGCACGTGTCTCGAAAAGAATACTCGGCCGAGACGAAAATCGACTCTTACACGTGTATTTATATATCCGCGACGTCTTGACCTCGTCGCTGCGTACGCCAACACAATTTCGCTTTTGCGTAATCATCGGAACCGCTACTTTACGCTATGTAATTCGATTTTGGATCTCGTCCCATTTCACGCACGCCCAAATATCCCCATAATTAACGATCGATTGATTATATTCACGCGGTTTTACGTCGTTGAGCGTCGCCCTAAAATAAACCCTCTTTCGTaatgaaggagaaaaaagaaagacgcTAAAATAAAACTGTCTTCTTGGTTATTACTCGGACCGTTATTTCAATATCTGGACAAAGAATTTTTGatccaatttttctttttgctacGAACGCAAAATAAGACcgtgaataattcaaaatttgtgaTGTTATCGGTTCATTTGACGTACGCAACGTTTTTACTTTTGCGAAATGTTTTTACACAACGTTATTTATGTGGCTTTTCGAATGAGTTCAATGACATAACAAACTTAAcacacattttttgaaaataaacgaaaatattattctgtGGAATTTGAAgaggaaacaaaaatgtactttcgaaaaatcgatagAGCTAATTAGTTTTTAAATTAGTGGTGAAGGGTCGGGGtctccatatttttttacatcgctcttttttttattacgatcCACAATTTTCGAGTTATGATTTATTGGAAgttgaacctttttttttcaaggtgAATTAAAGAAATCTTTAGAACTTTGAATGTTCAGAATGGATGAGAAAGAGTTCTTGGGaggaaataataatacgatCATGATATACGAAtattcaaaaatctgaaaatcatTACTAATTCATCATCAAATCCACAAGGTTGattcgtcaaaaaattttacaacccAAAATTGCATgattgaaatttctccgagcTGAGTTGTtagaattataa
It includes:
- the LOC124222862 gene encoding glutamate receptor ionotropic, kainate 2-like isoform X1 translates to MLIELILMVFLPSGIFGFGKTVIVGGLFEEDDLTATAFRLSSRVLNDERHGNPELPNQFVEAQIITVNNDPYDVSQSVCALANTGVAAIFGPSNKVTARHVQSMCDTMEIPHIEARWDSRQIRGNGLLNMYPYSYTLSKIYLQLAEDFEWKTFTILYESTENLIRMHDLLKRWDRRGHTVTVRQLSEGPNYRQVLREVKTSGDPNIVLDCSIDILSEVLKQAQQVGLMSDKHSFIIASLDLSTINLEPYQHGGTNLTGLRLIDPDDPVVIDTFEKHASEWGVEGPSQLTAEAALIYDSVQVFGRALKQLDDAIVADTKTSLCQNVDSWEHGSSLMNIMRSIESTGMTGLIKFDSSGYRSNFKLDLVRLDLDGLHKIGTWNKTQGISYIPKQPLFDPTAELSLRNKTFLVLIAITPPYGMLKESAREEIGNERFEGFGIDIIHELSKILGFKYIFEVQTDNVYGSKNSKTGEWNGMIKKIMEDKADLAITDLTITADRQEAVDFTMPFMNLGISILFRKPTPMGSSLFSFLMPFSNEVWMYLLGTYLVVSLLFFVAGRLCPAEWNNPYPCIEEPEELENQFSLKNAFWFTIGAIMQQGSEIAPIGMSTRMMAGSWWFFTLIIVSSYTANLAVFLVVESKQTLIKNAGDLLNNSHGIKYGAKVSGSTTDFFKATTDPTYSALNDYMQKNKKEVMPGTNDAGVQKVMHEKYAFFMESSTITYEAERKCNITQINGLLDAKGYGIAMKKNSPYRNSLSTGILKLQETGVLKELENKWWKQKRGGGACEEKSGGTSDAKPLGVANVGGVFLVLAVGVALSCIYTACELLWAVGCTSIKENVSFVDEIKEELKFVVKCSATTKPVRRRKASSHSNQSNGEDSNGASTPPYGFVPTVITTSPEEK
- the LOC124222862 gene encoding glutamate receptor ionotropic, kainate 2-like isoform X2 gives rise to the protein MCDTMEIPHIEARWDSRQIRGNGLLNMYPYSYTLSKIYLQLAEDFEWKTFTILYESTENLIRMHDLLKRWDRRGHTVTVRQLSEGPNYRQVLREVKTSGDPNIVLDCSIDILSEVLKQAQQVGLMSDKHSFIIASLDLSTINLEPYQHGGTNLTGLRLIDPDDPVVIDTFEKHASEWGVEGPSQLTAEAALIYDSVQVFGRALKQLDDAIVADTKTSLCQNVDSWEHGSSLMNIMRSIESTGMTGLIKFDSSGYRSNFKLDLVRLDLDGLHKIGTWNKTQGISYIPKQPLFDPTAELSLRNKTFLVLIAITPPYGMLKESAREEIGNERFEGFGIDIIHELSKILGFKYIFEVQTDNVYGSKNSKTGEWNGMIKKIMEDKADLAITDLTITADRQEAVDFTMPFMNLGISILFRKPTPMGSSLFSFLMPFSNEVWMYLLGTYLVVSLLFFVAGRLCPAEWNNPYPCIEEPEELENQFSLKNAFWFTIGAIMQQGSEIAPIGMSTRMMAGSWWFFTLIIVSSYTANLAVFLVVESKQTLIKNAGDLLNNSHGIKYGAKVSGSTTDFFKATTDPTYSALNDYMQKNKKEVMPGTNDAGVQKVMHEKYAFFMESSTITYEAERKCNITQINGLLDAKGYGIAMKKNSPYRNSLSTGILKLQETGVLKELENKWWKQKRGGGACEEKSGGTSDAKPLGVANVGGVFLVLAVGVALSCIYTACELLWAVGCTSIKENVSFVDEIKEELKFVVKCSATTKPVRRRKASSHSNQSNGEDSNGASTPPYGFVPTVITTSPEEK